The proteins below come from a single Notamacropus eugenii isolate mMacEug1 chromosome 7, mMacEug1.pri_v2, whole genome shotgun sequence genomic window:
- the EGLN3 gene encoding prolyl hydroxylase EGLN3, which translates to MPLGHIMHLDLEKIALEYIVPCLHDIGFCYLDNFLGEVVGDCVLERVKQLHCNGDLQDGQLAGPRSGISKRHLRGDQITWIGGNEEGCEAISFLLSLIDRLVLYCGSRLGKYYVKERSKAMVACYPGNGTGYVRHVDNPNGDGRCITCIYYLNKNWDSKLHGGILRIFPEGKSFIADVEPIFDRLLFFWSDRRNPHEVQPSYATRYAMTVWYFDAEERAEAKKKFRNLTGKTETSRNED; encoded by the exons ATGCCCCTGGGACACATCATGCACCTGGATCTGGAGAAGATCGCCCTAGAATACATCGTGCCCTGCCTGCATGACATCGGCTTCTGCTACCTGGACAATTTCCTGGGCGAAGTGGTAGGTGACTGCGTCCTGGAGCGCGTGAAGCAGCTGCACTGTAACGGGGACCTGCAGGACGGCCAGCTGGCTGGACCCCGCTCCGGGATCTCCAAGAGGCACTTGCGGGGAGACCAGATAACCTGGATCGGGGGCAACGAAGAAGGCTGCGAAGCCATCAGCTTCCTCCTGTCCCTGATCGACCGGCTGGTTTTGTACTGTGGAAGCCGCCTGGGCAAATACTATGTCAAAGAAAGGTCCAAG GCAATGGTGGCTTGCTATCCAGGGAATGGGACCGGATATGTTCGGCACGTAGACAATCCCAATGGAGACGGGCGATGTATCACCTGTATCTACTATCTGAACAAGAACTGGGATTCCAAG CTACATGGTGGGATACTTCGGATATTCCCAGAAGGAAAGTCCTTTATAGCAGATGTGGAACCTATTTTTGATAGGCTACTCTTCTTCTGGTCAGATCGTAGGAACCCACATGAAGTACAGCCTTCCTATGCTACAAG ATACGCTATGACTGTTTGGTACTTTGATGCAGAGGAAAGAGCAGAAGCCAAAAAGAAATTCAGGAATTTAACTG